The window TATTGCAGCCGGCGGTATTAGCGTGGGCTACACGTTTAAATAAGTTTTCTCGGAAAGTTGTATAAAAATGTCATCCTGATTACTCAAGATCTCGCAGGACGGCATCTCACATGCTGCCCGCCTCGCATATAGCAAATCTGCAAGTAGGATGCCGAAACAAGTCATTCATGATAGATCCTATTTTCCTGTCATCCTGAGTGGTAAAATTTTGCGAAATTCTGAAGGAGGAATGACAACGATTTAATCCCCAATGTCATGCCGAACTTGTTTCGGCACCCCAAATGCTAAGTATACTTCATGCGGGTCACCTGTCCTGTGGGATCCCGAAACAAGTTCGGGATGACTTCCATTTTTCAACTTGTCATGGGTAGGAACGAAGGATCTATAGGCTGCGCATGACCGACAGAAAAGTTCGCGAATAGATCTTTCGTACTTCAGGATGACAGTGTTTTATTTTTGAATATCAACCTGTTCGGAAGCCGCGAATTTTACTACTGAGCATGACAAATCTGGAAGGGATGCCATTGTCCAAACCCATAAGTATTCCAAACAGCTGTTATTTACCTCGCCATCCTGCTAACAATCTCTTCCGCAGTTAATTTCTCCTGCACGCCGCTGCTCATATCTTTAAAAGTTAATAAACCGCTTTGCATTTCATCGCCACCGATAACTACAGTGTAGGGGATATTTTTGTTATTGGCGTAGTCTAACTGTTTTTTGATTTTGGCGCCGGCCGGGTAAAGTTCCGTATTAACATTTTGGCGGCGCAATTGCTGCAGTAACGGCAAGGCGTAGGTTTCGCCCTCCTTATCAAAGTTACAGATCAGCACCTGGGTGCTTTGGTTGGCGGCTGTTGGGAAAAGGTTTAGTTCTTCCAAAACGTCATAAATCCTGTCGGCACCGAAGGAAATACCTACACCGGTAAGGCCTTTGAGGCCAAACATGCCCGTAAGGTCATCATACCGGCCGCCACCACCGATGCTGCCCATGGCTGCCTCGTTTGTTTTTACCTCAAATATGGCGCCTGTGTAATAGTTTAAGCCACGGGCAAGGGTTATATCCAGTTCGAGCGTTGCGGTTTGCAGCGGGCAACTTTCAATGTATTTAAAAACTGTCTCTATCTCGTCACAGCCTTTAAGGCCGATATCTGACTGGGCCAATGCTTCGCGCAGGCTTTGCAGTTTTTCGGCATTGGTACCTTGCAGTAAAATGACCGGTTTTATTTTTTCAACGTCGGCTTCGGTAAAGCCACGTTCTATCAATTCTTTGGTGACGCCATCCAGGCCTATTTTGTCCAGCTTGTCAATCGCAACGGTTAGGTCGATAATGTTATCGGCCTTGTCAATGATTTGGGCTATCCCCGTCAGAATTTTGCGGTTATTAATCTTGATGGTAAAATCTTTAAGGCCTAATTTGCCTAAGGCTTCGTCGTAGATCAGTACAAACTCCGCTTCGTTCAGCAAAGAATCCGAGCCTACCACATCAGCATCGCACTGGTAAAATTCACGGTAACGGCCACGCTGTGGCCTGTCGGCACGC is drawn from Mucilaginibacter ginsenosidivorax and contains these coding sequences:
- the hisS gene encoding histidine--tRNA ligase; its protein translation is MASIKPSVPKGTRDFSPAEMVKRNYIFDTIKSVFRKYGYQQIETPTMENSSTLLGKYGEEGDKLIFKVLNSGDYLAKVNPEKLAALNSNAVASDISEKALRYDLTVPFARYVVMHQNEITFPFKRFQVQPVWRADRPQRGRYREFYQCDADVVGSDSLLNEAEFVLIYDEALGKLGLKDFTIKINNRKILTGIAQIIDKADNIIDLTVAIDKLDKIGLDGVTKELIERGFTEADVEKIKPVILLQGTNAEKLQSLREALAQSDIGLKGCDEIETVFKYIESCPLQTATLELDITLARGLNYYTGAIFEVKTNEAAMGSIGGGGRYDDLTGMFGLKGLTGVGISFGADRIYDVLEELNLFPTAANQSTQVLICNFDKEGETYALPLLQQLRRQNVNTELYPAGAKIKKQLDYANNKNIPYTVVIGGDEMQSGLLTFKDMSSGVQEKLTAEEIVSRMAR